Proteins from a genomic interval of Rosa chinensis cultivar Old Blush chromosome 2, RchiOBHm-V2, whole genome shotgun sequence:
- the LOC112189119 gene encoding uncharacterized protein LOC112189119 → MSDEGRVHPDCRNASNPYHECSEFCFKVIAETKARMDQNQSESVQVSSGSGKSKLEAAQQEEDLDRPSETDEHAGDGDEPHVDEEENMEGDFTKFTGRKKKLWELRMIEDEYG, encoded by the exons ATGTCTGATGAAGGAAGAGTGCACCCGGATTGCAGGAATGCATCCAATCCCTACCATGAATGCAGTGAGTTTTGCTTCAAAGTTATTGCTGAAACCAAAGCTCGGATGGATCAAAATCAATCAG AATCTGTACAAGTTAGTAGTGGTAGTGGCAAATCAAAATTAGAGGCTGCTCAGCAAGAGGAAGATCTAGATAGACCATCAGAGACTGATGAACATGCTGGTGATGGTGATGAGCCTCATGTTGACGAGGAGGAGAATATGGAAGGAGACTTCACGAAGTTCACAGGGAGGAAGAAAAAGTTGTGGGAATTAAGGATGATCGAAGATG AATATGGCTAG